One part of the Desulfurococcaceae archaeon genome encodes these proteins:
- a CDS encoding replication factor C small subunit has translation MFSLSELLWAEKYRPRTLDEVVNQKEVVERLKKFVSEKSIPHMLFAGPPGTGKTTVAHAMAHDLYGDNYRQYLLELNASDERKIEVIRTKVKEFARSKVVGEIPFKMVLLDEADNMTADAQQALRRLMELYSANTRFILTANYPSKIIEPIQSRCAVFRFVALKREDVVSRLLYICQNEKIKCREKAVETIYDISEGDMRKAINVLQAAAALGEVTEEAIYKVVGLAHPREVREMLQLALAGNFTEARKKLRDLMVTYGLSGLDIVKQVHKEVFSPELKIPEDLKIMIADYAGEVQFRLVEGADDEIQLNAFLARLALIGRKIKV, from the coding sequence GTGTTTTCTCTGAGCGAGCTACTCTGGGCTGAGAAGTACAGGCCTAGAACACTAGATGAGGTCGTCAATCAAAAAGAGGTTGTTGAAAGGTTAAAAAAGTTCGTATCCGAGAAGAGCATCCCCCACATGCTGTTCGCGGGGCCTCCAGGTACTGGTAAGACCACGGTTGCGCACGCAATGGCTCACGACCTCTACGGCGATAACTACAGGCAGTATCTGCTCGAACTAAACGCCTCGGACGAGAGGAAGATCGAGGTCATTAGGACGAAGGTTAAGGAGTTTGCAAGGTCCAAGGTCGTGGGTGAAATCCCCTTTAAAATGGTGCTCTTAGACGAGGCAGACAACATGACCGCTGACGCCCAGCAAGCTCTGAGAAGGCTCATGGAGCTCTACTCCGCTAACACGAGATTCATATTGACTGCAAACTACCCGAGCAAGATCATCGAGCCCATTCAGAGTAGGTGCGCAGTGTTCAGGTTCGTAGCGTTGAAGAGGGAAGATGTCGTGTCGAGATTACTGTACATATGCCAAAACGAGAAAATCAAGTGTCGCGAAAAAGCGGTTGAAACCATCTACGACATATCAGAAGGTGATATGAGGAAGGCAATAAATGTGCTACAGGCGGCGGCCGCCCTCGGAGAAGTTACGGAAGAAGCTATCTACAAGGTTGTTGGGCTAGCCCATCCCCGCGAGGTTAGAGAAATGCTACAGCTAGCCCTCGCAGGGAACTTCACGGAGGCCAGAAAGAAGTTACGGGACCTAATGGTGACTTACGGCCTGAGCGGGCTTGACATCGTCAAGCAGGTACACAAAGAGGTGTTCAGCCCAGAGCTAAAAATACCCGAAGACTTGAAGATAATGATAGCCGACTACGCGGGCGAGGTGCAATTCAGGCTCGTAGAGGGGGCTGATGACGAAATACAGTTAAATGCCTTCCTGGCGAGGTTAGCGCTTATAGGTAGGAAGATCAAGGTGTAG